One Triticum dicoccoides isolate Atlit2015 ecotype Zavitan chromosome 3B, WEW_v2.0, whole genome shotgun sequence genomic window, CTACTCTGGAGGTCTCCACCACCGGGGAGGCGTCCTTGACCCACGGCTAGCAAACGTTTGCCCACGTGCGTGGCCTGAGCCGAAGGTGCACTCTACACTTTAAGTTCGacagtgatgccaccctctacgtgagggttttCGGGGAAGATGGCCGCCGCGCCGGATGCTGCCCCGAAGATGATGACCACGGCCGTGCGCCCAGCCACGGCGTTGGACGGGAtgaaggtggtgggaggcgcgCGGGCAGCGGCGCCCGAGGCAAGCCATGCTTTGGTGACTCTCCATCTGATGGCcgctcctccagcggtggtcgcGATCTCCCCCCTCACCGGCGCACTCGCCTGGGAGAGGGCAGCGGGTTGGCCCGACATCGTGCCTCGGTGAAGCGGGAGACGGAATCTAGATGAGCTCTGGAGGCAGTACGAGCCATTGCCGAGAGTTGACGCCGGGCAAGTCGTGCCCACtttgcttttctttctttcttgcgcAAAAAAGAAGGTAGTATGGTGCCCCACGGGGGCGTGTTGAACTGTTGCTGTTTAATTGGTGCGTTGTTTCTACTGTTTCTGCGCTATGTTCTCGTCCCGCTTGTTTATGCATGGAAATTACTTAGCTTGGGGGAAGCTCGttgcggtcctcgcctcccgaggttaGGGCCTCGTCGTGCACCTCGTGTCTTGCAGGGGTTAGTCAGTAGGGATAGTCTCCAGCCTTGGTAGCATGGACGAACAACCCAAGTCCCGTGATCGTGTCGCGATGcccatggggcacggactgggaggggcgcTCCCGCAGCGGACTCGGATAGGGAAGTTCCAAAtcaccggggcagaaaacactcgcgagggtgcccatgtTCCTCTCTCGTGAGACTTTGCGCGAGAGAAAACGAAGCAAATGAGTGAAATGGACGAAGGGTCGCAAGCTAGAAACGGTAAAGGCTTCAGTAAAACTTCAAATAGAAAcagacaagccaactgcggaaagcaaatgaaagaagccgcgtccggcacctaatctagtcttcgacgtcttctcaccagcgcggagctaagtgctgccactgggcgtgggcgggagcccccgaggcccgagggcggcactccggagactccgaggcgtgtacagccccactcattattacgtgagagtgtcacgggcggcaagcttcacaggtgtttgccttcttcacaggcaccgtgcCTTTTCCCAAACGCAGCaagttcacaggcattcgccttcttcacaggcactgggctttttccaaaacgcggcaacttcacacgcattcgccttcttcacaggcaccgggccttttccaaaacgtggcaacttcacaggcattcaccttcttcacaggcaccgggccttttccaaaacgcggcaacttcacaggcattcaccttcttcacaggcaccNNNNNNNNNNNNNNNNNNNNNNNNNNNNNNNNNNNNNNNNNNNNNNNNNNNNNNNNNNNNNNNNNNNNNNNNNNNNNNNNNNNNNNNNNNNNNNNNNNNNNNNNNNNNNNNNNNNNNNNNNNNNNNNNNNNNNNNNNNNNNNNNNNNNNNNNNNNNNNNNNNNNNNNNNNNNNNNNNNNNNNNNNNNNNNNNNNNNNNNNNNNNNNNNNNNGCCTTTCCCAAAATGCggaaacttcacaggcattcgccttcttcacaggcaccgggccttttccaaaatgcgggaaCTTCataggcattctccttcttcacaagcaccaggcctttttcaggggtaaaatcttcggaggtgttgaatgttccacgcgttctggacaggcaacccctcctgggtctccaagcgcgcagagccgggcctggaaacacgaacaaccttgaacgggccctcccacatgggagagagcttatgcagcccctccctggagagaacccgtctgagcacgaggtcccctacctcaagagtcctgggacggatgttgcgacagtggtatcaccgcagtgcttgttggtaccttgctgctcgcTGCGCGGCTTCTCggtgacgctcctcccccagcacgagatccgtcccccgcatggtgtcctgctgcgCCTTGTCAAACActaggacccgtgcggaacgacgcctgacctcgtgagggagaacggcttcagctccataaaccagaaagaacggggtctcgccagtcggcttggttgcagtcgtgcggatggaccgcaacacggattggagctcgtcgtaccagcccctgccacaggcttctagcttcttcttgaaggttctggttttgaggcccctcaggacctccgcgttggctcgttcagcctggccgttgctccgggggtgcgccaccgaggcctagcatatctgcgttccgaggttagcatagtatgttttgaagagattgctggtgaactgcgaaccgttgtaggtgataatgcggttaggcaccccaaattggctcatgaggcccttgatgaacttgactactAAGCCCGCGGGTATGGTGTGGACGGCTTCCACtttggcccacttggtgaacttgtccatggcgatgtagaggtagaggtagcgacctggcgcccgagggaacgggcccagaatgtcgagcccccaaactgtgaatggccatgagaggggtatggtctgcagtccccccgccggctggtggatctgtttggcgtggaactggcaggcctcacaagccttcaccagctcaacagcgttgttgagcgccgtgggccagtagaacccgctgcgaaatgcCTTCCCAACGAGGGTGCGcgaggatgagtggtgcccacagtcttcgtcgtgtatgtctgccagcagctccttcccttgctctctgggaATGCAATGCAGAGACACGTCGTTCGGCCGCCTTCGGTAGAACTCCCCATCCTTGACGCTGTAGGCCATGGCCTACCGTGCcatgcgctccgcgtcctcctccttctccggcagagtcccttgcgTCAAGTAGACCTTGAATTCCGCCATCCAGCATTTTTCTCGAGGCTCCAACGCCAGAAGCAGGCATGCCCCCGAGGTCGGGCCGcaagccggggctcccgaggcaggcggctgagggagttcctccctAGGATGCGCCGTGCTCGACAACGTCGGcgtcgccgagggtttgaagagccgctcctcgaagacgcccggttcctgaggtagccgcctggatgctctcttggcgatgtcgtcagcctcctgattggtaccgcgaggcacatgctgcaaccccagcccccaaaattgtttctccatcttgcggacctcagCGAGGTACACTTCCAtatgctcatcctttggctcgtacactttgttggagaagttgacgaggagttgcgagtcACCTTTGATGGTGATTCGTTTTACTCCCAAGGCGATGGCTGTCctcaagcccgctatcaggccctcATATTCTCCTATGTTGTTGGAGATCTTCtccccatgctggaaacagagctgcacgacatagtaaagcttgtcttgactgggggatatgagcactgcgccagcccctaCGCCCTGCCGCGTGaatgctccgtcgaagtacatcacCCAACCATCCGACGCTTCACTCCCCGGGGAGAGTGACCGGTCCTCGCCCAGtctgagccctggcgcctctgtccattccgccacgaaATCCGCGAGCGCAGACCCCttaatgaccctggtagtgctgaattctagctggaatgcttgtagttcgatgttccattcggcaaccctccccgctgaattggggctcctgggCACCCTTTCCAGGggataggctgagacgaccttgatgggatggccctaaaagtagtgccgcagcttgcacgAGACTACCAACAGTGCAAGGAGTAGCTTCTGAGGCATTGGGTACCAcgcccttgcgtcccgcagcaTCGTACTGAcaaagtacaccggatgctcgatgAGATTGAGGGTGCCGGCGTTGCCCGCGTCCTCCGGAGGCCGGGGCGCCTCCTGGAGCGGCGCGGCTCTCAGGCTTTGGTCGCCTAAAGGAGCCTCATCTGTTCCTGGTGCGCTCTCTTGGCGGGGCTGATATTTCTCTGCTGCGGTCGTGGCCTCTGCGAGGCCTTCCCTGTCCTGCTCTGCCTCGGCCGGAGGTGTGACGGTGGCCGAGGTCTGACGCTCCTTTCGGACTgctaccagggctgcgctggcggaataaggggtggctgcaaggtagagcaccaggggctcccgagggcgaggggccaccatcaccggggggctggttaggtacctcttgaggtcttggaatgctttgtcggcctcttcagtccattcgaaggggcctttctttttcatcagcttgaagaatggcagcgctcgctctcccagcttggagatgaaatgccCTAATGCGGTTACGCGCCTGGTGAGCttttgcatttccctgagggtctttggcggactcatgtcctcgactgccttaaccttctctgggttagcctcaatgcctctgtgcgATACTAGGAATcctaggagcttgcccgaggggactccaaatacacacttctctaggttgagccgcaagtccacttcgctgaggctcgcgaaggtttcctccaagtcctgtatcagggtcttcgcctcctAAGACTTCACGacaatgtcatccacgtaagcttcagcgttcctccccagCTGTCAccccagagcgatgtgcatcaaccgctggaaggttgcgcctgcattgcgcaacccgaacggcatgcaggtgtagcagtatactccacatggggttaggaaggccgtcttctccacatcctccaccgccattttgatctgatgatagccccagaaggcatccaggaagcacagtaggtcacactcggcggtggattcaacgatctggtcgatgcgaggaagtgggaatggatcctgcgggcaggctttgttgaggttggtgaagtcgacacacatgcgttcctttccccccttctttggcaTGACGACCGGGTTGGCCAGCCAATCTGGGTAGCGAACTTCACGGATGACCCCTGTTGCTTCTAACTtgtgggtttcttggacgatgaaggcctgcttctccatGGACTGCCGCCGTGCTTTCTCTTCACAGGGCGCATGTTGGGACACACGTTGAGATGGTGCTGGATTACGTCCCTCAGGACTCCCGCTAGCTGATTAGGTTCCCACGCAAACCCCTTCCTGTTCGCGCGCAGGAAATTGACaagggccttctcctgctcaggCTCGAGGTTGGTGCCAATCGTGAAGGTAGCCCCGGTGGGCTCACACTCGTggaccggtacctgcttggtctccgccttgtcttggatgAATAGCTGCTTCCTATTGGCCGGCGCAGCCCTTTTGGGCTCGGGGACGGCTGAGCCGGCGGGCTGCACCATCGCCACAgccttgaaggcaagcttgagcgcttgcaacgcaTCCCCAGTGTCTCCGgatacggtgaggacgccgctactcccgggcatcttcatgaggttgtacgctgggtgagttgcggccatgaatcgggctagtgccgggtagccatggatggcgttgtatgggaggctgatgggggcgatgtcgaagtcgattagctccgtgcggaagttgtcgtatgtgccgaaggtcaccgggaggcggatctgtcccagggagccggtggaaccgcctccgacgcccaagaagggcctgctaggctgaagccgctctggcggtacgtggaggaggctgaaggcttccaccgagagcacgctgaggctagcaccgccgtcaatgagggtcctggtgacggccacctggcagatggtgggggtgcacagcattaggagcgcgcccgagcaggctgagttggaggggtgatcgttcgagctgaaggccagatcagAAGCGGCGCCCCATGCTGCGCGGAAGCGGCGCCtatctggcggacgaatggcttgatgtggcggcctgaaggtggcgcctgcgagccacctaggagagatGCAATGACCGGGGGCGCCAGTGCTGCGTACTGGGCtaggaagaggccgcgcagctccccccaagaggccacggaagccgttggcaggtggagcagccacatgtggGGGAcgctggtgagggccatgggaaaccagttagccatgaccctgtcatcgcccccggccttgtggacggcctcctcgtatgccagcaggaaagccagcggatcgGCCGTGCCGTTGTAGCACGGTGGCATCTCcagcttgaacttgctcggccactgcacttgtcgcaaggcgggggccaaggctcggagcaccctggcccccgtgctggcgctggcagccggagcgggcggcgcgctGCCCATCATGAGGGCGAAGCACAATGTTGGCGGAGAGCGGGTCGGTGGAAGGGgaagctccgacgcacccctacctggcgcgccaaatgtcggatttcgggttccggcaaacccacaaggttcaaactctggggtgcgcgcggagatcacatctcatcgcctcgcaaggatctaaactacacgaagaacatcacaagggacacgaggtttatactagttcgggccaccattgtggtgtaataccctactctagtttgtggtgtggtggattgtctcgggggctaatgatgaacagtacaaagggaagaacagcctcacgagggatgTTCTTATGTTGGTGGTTCTGTCTATGGTTCGATGGATCGATCCCCCGCCTTgaaggtggctagtcctatatatagagcgaggccctagtcctcttcccaaatattgagcgggaagggcgccaacaattggccattttgaaggggaacatctagtacacttatcctgactaaagttggtcctcgcctgcgaaagactctgacgatgacgccggcctctatcctgccgttctgctggttttggtctcgttgcaccgaaatggtttcctttgcttgatactctcgcctgcgcttgctccctttgcaccaaagaggaaagaaggaccctgcacaggccggtgcccgcctggcgcccgcctggcttgggtcgtcatggcttgcatcacgggcacctcgtgaggtaccccgccttgatctctctgcctcctcgcgagccagcctaacgaggctatgtctgaggaagcttcctgtcgtccgccccgcgaggcttggcccctcgcgagggtcttgagcttgtgttgtcaaagatgggccgtactgggccactcctcgagccatgccgcaggccgcaggcaggcaagtctgggtacccccgttcccagaactccGACATATGTTCCTTTTGTCTCTGATGATGatttttagaagcctttgaaacactcaagaaagccttaattgctACACCTATTGTTCGACcaactgattggaacttgcctttttaaaattatgtgtgatgctagtgattatgctgttggtgttgttctaggacaaagagttgataagaaattgaatgttattcgttatgctagtaaaactctagacagtgctcaaagaaattatgctactattgaaaaagaattcttagcagtggtgtttgcttgtgataagtttagaccttatattgttgattccaaagtaaatgttcacacagaccatgctgctattaaatatcttatggaaaagaaagatgctaaacctagtcttattagataggttctcttgttacaagaatttgatttgcatattattgatagaaagggaactgagaaccctgtggctgataacttgtctaggcttgaaaatgtgcttgatgacccacttcctattgatgatagctttcctgatgagcagttagctgcaataaatgttgctaatagtactccttggtatgctgactatgctaattacattgttgctaaatatttgccacctggctttacttaccaacaaaagaaaaaattcttctatgatttaagacattacttttgggatgacccagatctttataaagaaggagtagatggtattattagacgttgtgtacctgagcatgaacagggaaaatcctacggaaatgtcactccaaacCGTATGGAGggtatcatgctggagatagaactgctcataaggtattgcaatctgggttctattggcctactcttttcaaggatgctcttaagtatgtctcatcttgtgatgaatgccaaagaataggcaatattggtaagcgtcaagaaaggcctatgaattattcacttgctgttgaaccatttgatgtttggggatttgattacatgggacattttccttcctctaatggtataCACATAttctggttgctgttgattatgttactaaatgggtagaagctattccaactagtagtgatgatcacaacacgtctattaaaatgcttaaggaagttattttcccaaggtttggagtccctagatatttaatgactgtggtggttcacactttattcatggcgcttttcgtAAGAtggttgctaagtatgatgttaaccatagaattgcatcaccctatcatcctcagtctagtggtcaagttgagcttagcaatagagaaataaaattgattttgcaaaagactattaataggtccaggaagaattggtctaagaaattagatgatgcactttgggcttataggacagcatataaaaatcctatgggtatgtctccttataaaatggtttatggaaaagcttgtcatttgcctcttgagttagaacataaagaatATTGGGCAGTTGAAgaacttaactatgatttcaaacttgctggtgaaaagaggttatttgatataagctcattagatgaatggagaacccaagcttatgaaaatgcaaagttatttaaagaaaaagtcaaaagatggaaTGACAAGAGAATTCAAAAatgtgagtttaaagtcggagaatatgtcctTTTGtagaactctcgtttcagattctttacaggcaaactcctctcgaaatgggaaggtccctatgtcatcgaggaggtttactggtctggagccatcaaaataaataattctgaaggtactaacccgaaggttgtcaacaggcaacgaataaagcattatatctcaagtacgcctattaatgttgaaagcaatgttatccaaactttgacaccgaaagaatacataaaagagtccttccgaaaCACTCCGGAATTGTCAAAACAAGGAAGTACGTGTTgcagtaagtaaacagactccgaaaaatttgcaaaaatattttctgtcagttttggattattttaaaattttggaaacAAAGGAACTACCAGGAAGCGTACCCTGATGGGCATAatacactagggcgcgccaggcatgacacgcgtgcccaggtgggttgtgcccaccaggtACACCTCTCGGACCGTTTTTCTTCTgtatacttgtcctccaagataaaaaaatctgtaTATAATTCCCAAACCTGTTAACCACCGTATCACGAAGAAATTCTCTGTTCTCTTTTCCTGTTGTTTTCTGTCAGGtcccatctaccatggcctcttcaaattccTCCAAGGACAAGATCTCTTCTCCTTGACTAACATCTGATCAATTTGTAATATAGCAGGGTTTTTTTAGCCCAAACTACgaatgtcgtgttctccacagggactaggcgacagcaactatgctcggctaaagctaggtGACACGATGTTTGGtgacaaaaacagaaaataaaacctaACCTAAACAAGGTAGTTCCCGAAGATCGTCGCCAAAGAAAATGCAAAATAAGCAAAGGTACATTTAGATTATACTCTGTCTTGTTGGTATTTTTATTAGGCTTGAGGAATTAAAGCACTAACACAGACAAACATCGATGACGAAAGGGGATCAACAAGACATGAACACATATAACCATTAAACATATAACAGTGGGATGAAACACGGCTATATGGCTGAATATAAATGTTTCACAACACAAACTCACACACAAATTTTTGTATCACAAGTACTTGAGTAAACACATAAACTTGAAACTGGAACAAATTCACAAGGTTAGATAGACATATATGGTGACTCACAGACTACAAATACACAACAAGAACACTTCAACTAGTGAGAACGCACAATATGTAATACAATATTTATAAGCATGAAACTGAATCATTCACGGATTGCAAGCATTCATAGAATCTGAACATTACAGGGCATTACACATCTCCTATTACAgaaattcagagagagagagagagagagagagagagagagagagagagagagagagagagagagagaagatgaaGATTCAGAGAAGTGCAGCAACAAGATTCGTGGGTTCAGAGAAGGGGGAAGCAACGAGCAGCAGAGGGAGATAGGCAAGGGAGCAGCGGCAGGAAGATTAGAGAAGAACAACAGCAAAAGGGATGAGGGGAGGAGCAGCAGCAGTTGGGAAGAGGCaagggaaggaggaggagcagcTGTAGCGTAGGAGAAGAAGCAGCAGAGCGCAGTAGCAGCAGTAGGTTCAGAGGAGAGGGAGCAGCAGCAGTTCGGTTCAGAGAGAAGCAGAGGAAGTAGAGATAGGAGAGCAACAGCAGGAAGGGAAAGGGATCAGCAGAGACGTGGAGAAAGGGAGTAGCAGCAGGAAGGGAAATGGGAAGAGAAGAGCAGCAATGAGGGAAGGAGAAGAGCAGAAGGAGGGGCGTgggagaagaagcagcagcagccagAGAGAAGTGGCGCGAGGGAGGAGCAGCAACAGGTGGAAGAGAGAAGAAGCAGCAGGGGCGGCAGCGGAGAGGAGCGCTCACGCGGAGGACCAGACACCCGTCTGATCGGGCGCGCGAGGTGCGGCACTGGTGGAGTGACGGATGGATGAATGGTGCGGTGATGCTGGTGGACGGATGATGGAGTGGTGGCTGGATGGATGGCGCAGGTTGTGGAAAGGTCGTGTGATGGTGGTGCTGGTGGATGGATGGGCTGCAGAGGcgcaccaccacgccggcctggctgtggcggcggccggtggtggagaagaaggggagagggagagagatgagatgCCAGGCCCGAGGGGAAAATGGAGGCTTGGCTAGGGATTTTGACCCTCTCCTCAGATCTGCACTTTTGCACTTCGGCCCTTCTACTTCTTTGCCTACTTCACAAGTTGATCCCTCCACTCTTTCTTTCTTGCCCTTGAAGCTTTAATATTCATcacactcaagtccctcttccTTCTCTTCTTTCATATGCTCATCTCGATTGCCACATGCACAGAAACTTGTagtttatagtgcctttgcgcacatTTCTGCAAGATAGACCAAAGACTAGTAAATATCCTGTTTGATGATTATCAAGCAATATTcaatcaatcatggcaagaatggaCGAATATGTCATGATAGATGCTATATTTGAGTACCAAAATTATATATGTGAAATATacttatcaagttcccccacacttaaacttttgcttgtcctcaagcaaaggcgTATGACAAGAGCAAGAATGTGAACAGTGAGCTGACTAGAGAATACCAAGTGAAGAAGATCTCAAAACAGTGCATGCTTTGGACTTAGCTAGTGGAAATTAATGGTTAGGAGTGCTTCAAAGCGGTAGGTTACTAGTAAGCAtgaccattttaaacttttacaaTGATAAAAGAGGATCAACAAGTTTAAATGATGACTGCGCCAAATGGTTCCTAATGAGAGCATGATCCCAAGAACAAAATGAACTAGAATTAAATCTTGTGATCAAATCACTTATTTACAGAGATAAAGCAATGATTATATTATTATTAGTCTCACcataggaacataccaccgatcccgagaacatggtatacacctggctcgaccaattattagtttttttttgtttgtctccccaaaggaacataccaccgatcccgagaacatggtatacacctggttcgacaattacatttttttattattaattactgcccaagcttacccgatttcacatgccaccgatcctgggaacatgacatgctactgtaggtagtCAGACTTATTTATTCATTATTACTTATCTTAAATGAATAACGCATAAGCACAAAAACaggaatcatcacttctccatgtctggttcacatgctaccgatccagggaacatagcatgctaatccatagtggttaggtgattgctctcaatgggaacacatttagcacaaattcagcatctaaacatggtgatctaggtgtatcaaggtaaaagcagaaaatgatcaagttttctagtgtactagggatttgagcactcaaaactaataaCCTTCACTAATTTCAGCAAAGCATGCATGATGTACATCACTAGTTTACAAGGCATTCAACACTCAGTTCACATATTCACATCAATCACCATATGTCAAATAAAATTCAGTGGGGCAACATTTAAGACATGGCTTAAGCAACCCAAATAACATTTGATTTCAGCATGTATCAATGGATGATATACTCGGAATGGGTCATGAAACAACTCACCGGGCTTTGATGATGTAGCACTCGCTCGATCACCTCACCAACTGCAGCTCCTCTCCTTTGCTTCCTCGTGCATTGTGACTCCTCTCCTATTGCTTCCCTATCCTCATGCCTGCTCCAGCTTCTCTCTTCATGTGTGCTCCTTGCTTCTCCTCATCCCCATGCCATAGGTCCACCGGGGTCCCAGGGAATGTCATCTCGAACTTGGTCAGCATGTAGTGGATCGTGCACAAGCAAGAACCTGAAAGAGCACTCAACGAAAGAGACAATGCAAGTGGTAGGGATAATACCCTCCAAGTCATCAATCGAATATCCAATTACATAAGCATAGCTATAAAGCACATGTTTAGGATGGTAGAAATCAACAAGGTCAACACTAACATGAGGATGATATTTATCATTAAGCTCAAGACTAGCATGGGAGTGATATGTTTCATTAAGCATAGGACTAGCACGAGGAAAGTAACTATGATCATCACAAATGAGAGTAATGCCACTAAAAGGGTATATATCATCATATCCAAGCAAATGAGTTTTTAAATCAATCTTAAGTGATGGTATCATGTAATGCAAGGTAGTAGCAAAGAAATCACAAGGCATCATGTCATCAAGAGGATTGAGTAAACCTGACACGTCACGCTCTGGTATGACAATAGGCAAATGAATCTcatgttcttcatcttcatctacaacAGCTTCTTGTACTTCTTCAGTAGTAGATGATGAGTCTTCAACTTGATCACTTGGGAATTGCAGCTCTTGATCATCCTGTTCCTTGTCTTCTAGTTCATCTTCTTCAATCTGGGGTCTTTCTTCCTCTGGACTCTTGCTATCTTGCTCAACTGGA contains:
- the LOC119276592 gene encoding uncharacterized protein LOC119276592 isoform X4 yields the protein MPAWLLSPSRLLWHEGFRYEEESHNYAPQQIYSAPTHIPQHQDMLPMELNGPSFGQPTSSTQVPTQDDFEDIDKLTLLGLEFTWSAEDDPIRPVILDEMKKIKSGKELVEEVRKIEKNINASNTISSQLELSVAEIPLDTCEVPTPSHPVEQDSKSPEEERPQIEEDELEDKEQDDQELQFPSDQVEDSSSTTEEVQEAVVDEDEEHEIHLPIVIPERDVSGLLNPLDDMMPCDFFATTLHYMIPSLKIDLKTHLLGYDDIYPFSGITLICDDHSYFPRASPMLNETYHSHASLELNDKYHPHVSVDLVDFYHPKHVLYSYAYVIGYSIDDLEGIIPTTCIVSFVECSFRFLLVHDPLHADQVRDDIPWDPGGPMAWG
- the LOC119276592 gene encoding uncharacterized protein LOC119276592 isoform X2 is translated as MAYYSDHQAYASNTTNNTESIQELIGKISHRLDDLARQREVVFEDRPSSYDPYSRGHPYVAPTCHICGFQGHSPAECQRGYSHPPDCYGMSYPMQGFRYEEESHNYAPQQIYSAPTHIPQHQDMLPMELNGPSFGQPTSSTQVPTQDDFEDIDKLTLLGLEFTWSAEDDPIRPVILDEMKKIKSGKELVEEVRKIEKNINASNTISSQLELSVAEIPLDTCEVPTPSHPVEQDSKSPEEERPQIEEDELEDKEQDDQELQFPSDQVEDSSSTTEEVQEAVVDEDEEHEIHLPIVIPERDVSGLLNPLDDMMPCDFFATTLHYMIPSLKIDLKTHLLGYDDIYPFSGITLICDDHSYFPRASPMLNETYHSHASLELNDKYHPHVSVDLVDFYHPKHVLYSYAYVIGYSIDDLEGIIPTTCIVSFVECSFRFLLVHDPLHADQVRDDIPWDPGGPMAWG
- the LOC119276592 gene encoding uncharacterized protein LOC119276592 isoform X6 yields the protein MQGFRYEEESHNYAPQQIYSAPTHIPQHQDMLPMELNGPSFGQPTSSTQVPTQDDFEDIDKLTLLGLEFTWSAEDDPIRPVILDEMKKIKSGKELVEEVRKIEKNINASNTISSQLELSVAEIPLDTCEVPTPSHPVEQDSKSPEEERPQIEEDELEDKEQDDQELQFPSDQVEDSSSTTEEVQEAVVDEDEEHEIHLPIVIPERDVSGLLNPLDDMMPCDFFATTLHYMIPSLKIDLKTHLLGYDDIYPFSGITLICDDHSYFPRASPMLNETYHSHASLELNDKYHPHVSVDLVDFYHPKHVLYSYAYVIGYSIDDLEGIIPTTCIVSFVECSFRFLLVHDPLHADQVRDDIPWDPGGPMAWG
- the LOC119276592 gene encoding uncharacterized protein LOC119276592 isoform X7 — translated: MLPMELNGPSFGQPTSSTQVPTQDDFEDIDKLTLLGLEFTWSAEDDPIRPVILDEMKKIKSGKELVEEVRKIEKNINASNTISSQLELSVAEIPLDTCEVPTPSHPVEQDSKSPEEERPQIEEDELEDKEQDDQELQFPSDQVEDSSSTTEEVQEAVVDEDEEHEIHLPIVIPERDVSGLLNPLDDMMPCDFFATTLHYMIPSLKIDLKTHLLGYDDIYPFSGITLICDDHSYFPRASPMLNETYHSHASLELNDKYHPHVSVDLVDFYHPKHVLYSYAYVIGYSIDDLEGIIPTTCIVSFVECSFRFLLVHDPLHADQVRDDIPWDPGGPMAWG
- the LOC119276592 gene encoding uncharacterized protein LOC119276592 isoform X3; translation: MRFAPQPSSYQNNYTHGWPENQNMSYRSNNPEISSFASSYPMQGFRYEEESHNYAPQQIYSAPTHIPQHQDMLPMELNGPSFGQPTSSTQVPTQDDFEDIDKLTLLGLEFTWSAEDDPIRPVILDEMKKIKSGKELVEEVRKIEKNINASNTISSQLELSVAEIPLDTCEVPTPSHPVEQDSKSPEEERPQIEEDELEDKEQDDQELQFPSDQVEDSSSTTEEVQEAVVDEDEEHEIHLPIVIPERDVSGLLNPLDDMMPCDFFATTLHYMIPSLKIDLKTHLLGYDDIYPFSGITLICDDHSYFPRASPMLNETYHSHASLELNDKYHPHVSVDLVDFYHPKHVLYSYAYVIGYSIDDLEGIIPTTCIVSFVECSFRFLLVHDPLHADQVRDDIPWDPGGPMAWG